A region of Alphaproteobacteria bacterium DNA encodes the following proteins:
- a CDS encoding phage integrase SAM-like domain-containing protein, whose amino-acid sequence MRLYIRGGPSSGVKKSTRCENLKDAEEFAITWYEDRLLEKRTSRERGALSFAAYAEKFQVTQHRLIRRGELVSKMYREDALKLTSDVLPRFGEMQITRIDYHAVDSFIDEMKVERDLSQSTLKKYVVLIRKVMKEAERDGVLNHIPTLPTVKREENPRPWFTPDEYQRLLDACRDLREHPPENTEFDWGELYDFIVFMIHSFLRPSEWKFLQNKHIRIIREDGVEQLVISVPNPKTKKSSGGIDSTTTEVAADIYRKRILGRHDDPNAYLFFDNFKNRERTAPDTISRKFRFLCEHAKLGSDIYGQRHTTYSLRHSAHCFQILKSGGTDLFGL is encoded by the coding sequence GTGCGTCTCTACATCCGCGGTGGACCATCGTCGGGGGTCAAGAAATCCACCCGATGCGAAAATCTCAAGGACGCAGAAGAGTTTGCCATCACCTGGTATGAGGACCGTCTTCTGGAAAAGAGGACATCCAGGGAACGGGGTGCGTTGTCCTTCGCCGCATATGCGGAAAAGTTCCAGGTCACCCAACATAGACTGATCCGACGCGGTGAGTTGGTCTCCAAGATGTACCGCGAGGACGCACTGAAACTGACCAGTGACGTCCTTCCCCGTTTTGGTGAGATGCAGATCACCAGGATCGATTATCACGCGGTTGATTCCTTCATCGATGAAATGAAGGTTGAACGCGATCTCTCACAATCGACCCTCAAGAAGTATGTGGTGCTGATCCGAAAGGTGATGAAAGAGGCGGAACGCGATGGCGTGCTCAATCACATCCCCACTCTCCCCACCGTCAAACGGGAAGAGAACCCTCGACCCTGGTTCACTCCCGATGAGTATCAGCGGTTGCTCGATGCCTGTCGTGACTTACGGGAACACCCTCCCGAGAACACGGAATTTGATTGGGGAGAGTTGTACGACTTCATCGTCTTCATGATCCATTCGTTCCTCCGACCCAGCGAATGGAAGTTTCTCCAGAACAAGCACATTCGCATCATTCGGGAGGATGGGGTGGAACAACTGGTCATCTCGGTTCCCAACCCCAAAACCAAAAAATCATCGGGTGGAATCGACAGCACCACCACGGAAGTCGCTGCAGACATCTACCGCAAGAGGATCCTCGGACGGCACGATGATCCAAATGCCTACCTGTTTTTCGACAATTTCAAGAACCGGGAGAGAACCGCACCCGATACCATCTCGAGGAAATTCAGGTTTCTCTGTGAACACGCCAAGTTGGGGTCAGATATCTACGGACAGAGACACACGACATACTCCCTGAGACATTCCGCACACTGTTTTCAGATTCTGAAATCGGGTGGAACCGACCTGTTCGGACT